One genomic region from uncultured Subdoligranulum sp. encodes:
- a CDS encoding HAD family hydrolase, whose product MLICVDLDGTLLDTVPANAASYRAALEELGFTVSDEYYAARCNGGYYKEFLRPLMGGDPDPADVERVHDRKKELYGDFLDTVRPNRALFELLQGMRAAGHRLACVTTGSRRNATEVLSHFGCVCWFDLILTSEDVEKSKPDPEGYRKAMEKLGFSPAETMIFEDSAPGLEAARASGAAVFKVEAF is encoded by the coding sequence ATGCTGATCTGCGTCGATCTGGACGGTACCCTGCTGGACACCGTGCCCGCCAACGCGGCCTCCTACCGGGCTGCGCTGGAGGAGCTGGGCTTCACCGTCAGTGACGAATACTACGCCGCCCGCTGCAACGGCGGCTACTACAAGGAATTTCTCCGCCCCCTCATGGGCGGAGACCCCGACCCCGCCGACGTGGAGCGGGTGCACGACCGCAAAAAGGAGCTGTACGGCGATTTTCTCGACACCGTGCGGCCCAACCGGGCGCTCTTTGAACTGCTCCAGGGCATGCGGGCGGCGGGGCACCGGCTGGCCTGCGTCACCACCGGCAGCCGCCGCAACGCCACCGAGGTGCTGAGCCATTTCGGGTGTGTGTGCTGGTTTGACCTGATCCTCACCAGCGAGGATGTGGAAAAAAGCAAGCCCGACCCGGAAGGGTACCGCAAGGCCATGGAAAAGCTGGGATTTTCCCCGGCGGAGACGATGATCTTCGAGGATTCCGCCCCGGGCCTCGAGGCGGCAAGGGCCAGCGGCGCGGCGGTGTTCAAGGTGGAAGCCTTCTGA
- a CDS encoding gamma-glutamyl-gamma-aminobutyrate hydrolase family protein — protein sequence MEENKRPLIGLVPLMDYQRASYWMLPGYMQGIEEAGGVPVMLPLTADKAALARLADTCDGFLFTGGQDVTPSVYGAAQTALCGETSPERDAMETELLALARAQDKPVLGICRGIQFLNAALGGTLWQDLPVEYPSEVNHHQTGAYDQPIHTVRLLPGTPLADLLGVDTLPVNSYHHQAIHKLAPGLAAMATAPDGIVEAVYEPGKRFVWAVQWHPEFSWKVSAESRKIFAAFVSAC from the coding sequence ATGGAAGAGAACAAGCGCCCGCTCATCGGGCTTGTGCCGCTGATGGACTACCAGCGGGCCAGTTACTGGATGCTGCCCGGCTACATGCAGGGCATCGAGGAAGCGGGGGGCGTGCCGGTGATGCTGCCCCTCACCGCCGACAAGGCCGCCCTGGCCCGGCTGGCGGATACCTGCGACGGGTTTCTCTTCACCGGCGGGCAGGATGTGACGCCGTCGGTGTACGGGGCGGCCCAGACGGCGCTCTGCGGCGAGACCAGCCCCGAGCGGGACGCCATGGAAACCGAGCTGCTGGCGCTGGCCCGGGCCCAGGACAAGCCGGTGCTGGGCATCTGCCGGGGCATCCAGTTCCTGAACGCGGCGCTGGGCGGCACCCTCTGGCAGGACCTGCCGGTGGAGTATCCCTCGGAGGTCAACCACCACCAGACCGGCGCCTACGACCAGCCCATCCACACGGTGCGGCTGCTGCCCGGCACGCCGCTGGCCGACCTGCTGGGGGTGGACACCCTGCCGGTGAACAGCTACCATCACCAGGCCATCCACAAACTGGCGCCGGGGCTTGCCGCCATGGCCACCGCGCCGGACGGCATCGTGGAGGCGGTGTACGAGCCGGGCAAGCGGTTTGTCTGGGCGGTGCAGTGGCACCCCGAATTTTCCTGGAAGGTCAGCGCCGAGAGCCGCAAAATCTTCGCGGCCTTTGTGTCGGCCTGTTGA
- the argB gene encoding acetylglutamate kinase → MKNEQMALLFSEATPYIQKYHGKTLVVKYGGNAMVNDELKLAVMNDLVTLTLLGVRVVLVHGGGPAINQMLKRVGKESKFVGGLRYTDKETMGIVQQVLAGQVNKDLVALLKGRGVGLCGMDGHMITCSRKADMDLGYVGEIERVDTTLIDHLLADSFIPVIATVGMDSNGIPYNINADTAAAEIAIALHAEKLVSMTDIVGLLYDKDDESTLIPEVEVSEIEGYKQAGVIAGGMLPKIEGMAEAIYKGVHEAVIIDGRVPHSILLEMFSDRGAGTMFYRRGNR, encoded by the coding sequence ATGAAAAACGAACAGATGGCGCTGCTTTTCAGCGAAGCAACGCCCTATATCCAGAAATATCACGGCAAGACGCTGGTCGTCAAGTACGGCGGCAACGCCATGGTCAACGATGAGCTGAAGCTGGCCGTCATGAACGACCTGGTCACCCTGACGCTGCTGGGCGTGCGGGTGGTGCTGGTCCACGGCGGCGGCCCGGCCATCAACCAGATGCTCAAGCGGGTGGGCAAGGAGTCCAAGTTTGTGGGCGGCCTGCGCTACACCGACAAGGAAACCATGGGCATCGTCCAGCAGGTGCTGGCAGGCCAGGTGAACAAGGACCTGGTGGCGCTGCTCAAGGGCCGCGGCGTGGGTCTTTGCGGCATGGACGGCCACATGATCACCTGCTCCCGCAAGGCGGACATGGACCTTGGCTACGTGGGCGAGATCGAGCGGGTGGACACCACCCTGATCGACCATCTGCTGGCGGACAGCTTCATTCCGGTCATCGCCACGGTGGGCATGGACAGCAACGGCATCCCCTACAACATCAACGCCGACACCGCCGCCGCCGAGATCGCCATCGCCCTCCACGCCGAAAAGCTGGTGAGCATGACCGACATTGTGGGTCTGCTCTATGATAAGGACGACGAATCCACCCTGATCCCCGAGGTGGAAGTCTCGGAGATCGAGGGTTACAAGCAGGCGGGGGTCATTGCCGGGGGCATGCTGCCCAAGATCGAGGGCATGGCCGAAGCCATCTACAAGGGCGTCCACGAGGCGGTCATCATCGACGGCCGGGTGCCCCATTCCATTCTGCTGGAGATGTTCTCCGACCGCGGCGCCGGTACCATGTTCTACCGCCGCGGCAACCGCTAA
- a CDS encoding MYG1 family protein: MKIPANGFTHGGKFHADDVFSTALLQIVRPDIKVTRGFTVPDGFQGIVYDVGGGMFDHHAEPRETRPNGVPYAAFGLLWRVLGAQLVGEHQARLLDENFIQPLDLNDNTGEQNSLADAIGSFNPLWDSKDDPDECFWRAVPVAKQILENEIAAANAVNRADDTVRRAYAHMRDGIVVLPAYMPWKNGLYKTDALFVVYPSQRGGYSAQCVTDHRTKRSKLPFPPAWAGKPEAQLREISGLGLRFCHPSRFLITADDKATAIEACRRTLRAAGRPVSE, from the coding sequence ATGAAGATACCCGCAAACGGCTTTACCCACGGCGGCAAGTTCCATGCCGACGATGTGTTTTCCACGGCACTGTTGCAGATCGTGCGCCCCGACATCAAGGTGACCCGGGGCTTCACGGTGCCGGACGGCTTCCAGGGCATCGTCTACGATGTGGGGGGCGGCATGTTCGACCACCACGCGGAACCCCGGGAGACCCGTCCCAACGGGGTGCCCTACGCGGCCTTCGGCCTTTTGTGGCGGGTGCTGGGCGCCCAGCTGGTGGGGGAGCACCAGGCCCGGCTGCTGGATGAAAACTTCATCCAGCCCCTGGACCTCAACGACAACACCGGCGAGCAGAACTCCCTGGCCGATGCCATCGGCAGCTTCAACCCGCTGTGGGATTCCAAGGATGACCCTGACGAGTGCTTCTGGCGGGCGGTGCCGGTGGCGAAGCAGATCCTGGAAAACGAGATCGCCGCGGCCAACGCGGTGAACCGCGCCGACGACACGGTGCGCCGGGCATACGCCCACATGCGGGACGGCATTGTGGTGCTGCCCGCCTACATGCCCTGGAAGAACGGCCTCTACAAGACCGACGCCCTCTTTGTGGTGTATCCCAGCCAGCGGGGCGGCTACAGCGCCCAGTGCGTCACCGACCACCGCACCAAGCGCAGCAAGCTGCCCTTCCCGCCGGCCTGGGCCGGCAAGCCGGAAGCCCAGCTGCGGGAAATCAGCGGCCTGGGGTTGCGGTTCTGCCATCCCAGCCGGTTCCTCATCACCGCCGACGACAAGGCCACCGCCATCGAGGCCTGCCGCCGCACGCTGCGGGCCGCCGGACGCCCGGTGAGCGAATGA
- the argC gene encoding N-acetyl-gamma-glutamyl-phosphate reductase yields MAKYKIFVDGSSGTTGLRIADRLAARPEFEILTISEADRKDVHARATVINESDLSFLCLPDDAAREVVPLLRPDVRVLDTSTAHRTSPDWLYGLPELGDTKAKLPAATRVAVPGCHATGFIAPVAPLVEKGLLPRTAQLCCYSLTGYSGGGKKMIAQYEAPREDAALNAPRPYGLALHHKHLPEMKAITGLDTAPNFVPIVADYYAGMETMIPLDLAALGLTAQQVADTLADYYAGGKIISVHPLNEGTDGGFLAANKLAGSDRLEIFCLANPDGTQMQLISLFDNLGKGSSGAAVQCMNLMLGLDECAGLAL; encoded by the coding sequence GTGGCAAAGTACAAGATTTTCGTGGACGGTTCCTCCGGCACCACGGGGCTGCGCATCGCCGACCGACTGGCGGCGCGGCCGGAATTTGAAATTCTGACCATTTCCGAGGCAGACCGCAAGGACGTGCACGCCCGGGCAACGGTGATCAACGAGAGTGATCTCTCCTTCCTCTGCCTGCCGGACGATGCCGCCCGGGAGGTGGTGCCGCTGCTGCGGCCCGACGTGCGGGTGCTGGACACCTCCACCGCCCACCGCACCAGCCCCGACTGGCTCTACGGCCTGCCGGAACTGGGGGATACCAAGGCAAAACTGCCCGCCGCCACCCGTGTGGCGGTGCCGGGCTGCCATGCCACCGGTTTTATCGCCCCGGTGGCACCCCTGGTGGAAAAGGGTCTGCTCCCCAGGACGGCGCAGCTTTGCTGCTACAGCCTGACGGGGTACTCCGGCGGCGGCAAGAAGATGATCGCCCAGTATGAGGCCCCCCGGGAGGATGCGGCCCTCAACGCGCCCCGGCCCTACGGCCTGGCGCTCCACCACAAGCACCTGCCCGAGATGAAGGCGATCACCGGGCTGGACACCGCCCCCAACTTCGTGCCCATCGTGGCGGACTACTACGCCGGCATGGAGACGATGATCCCCCTGGACCTGGCGGCCCTGGGGCTGACCGCCCAGCAGGTGGCCGACACGCTGGCGGACTATTACGCCGGGGGCAAGATCATCTCGGTACATCCCCTCAACGAGGGCACCGACGGCGGCTTTTTGGCCGCCAACAAGCTGGCCGGCTCCGACCGGCTGGAAATCTTCTGCCTGGCCAACCCCGACGGCACCCAGATGCAGCTCATCAGCCTGTTTGATAACCTGGGAAAAGGCTCGTCCGGCGCGGCGGTGCAGTGCATGAACCTGATGCTGGGACTGGACGAATGTGCGGGTCTGGCCCTGTAA
- the argJ gene encoding bifunctional glutamate N-acetyltransferase/amino-acid acetyltransferase ArgJ — METFQPVAGGICAAKGFSAAGVHCGIRHNHSKLDLALIKADVRCAGAGCYTTNKVYGAPITVDREHLKDGYAQAIVVNSGNANTCAPNGIQLAKDTCDLVAKALGIDAGDVLPASTGVIGQAMELTPFEKGVPAAAAKLAATAEGSHDAATAIMTTDTHAKEFAVEFTVGGKTCRIGAIAKGSGMIHPNMATMLLFMTTDAQVEPAVLQKALSTVVPATFNQISVDGDTSTNDTVLLLASGLSGAAVAEGTADYDTFVAALTTVAEHLCRELAADGEGATKLLECIVTGAPDLATARAVSKSVIHSTLFKAAMFGADANWGRVLCAIGYTPGDFDISKTAVRLKSRAGEVFVCENAAYHPYSEEEAAKVLHEDEIQILVDLGSGDATAKAWGCDLTYDYVKINGDYRT, encoded by the coding sequence ATGGAAACATTTCAGCCTGTTGCAGGCGGCATCTGTGCCGCCAAAGGGTTTTCGGCGGCCGGTGTGCATTGCGGCATCCGGCACAATCACAGCAAACTGGACCTGGCGCTGATCAAGGCGGATGTGCGCTGTGCGGGCGCCGGCTGCTACACCACCAACAAGGTGTACGGCGCGCCCATCACGGTGGACCGGGAGCACCTGAAGGACGGCTACGCCCAGGCCATTGTGGTGAACAGCGGCAACGCCAACACCTGTGCACCCAACGGCATCCAGCTGGCCAAGGATACCTGTGATCTGGTGGCGAAAGCCCTGGGCATCGATGCCGGCGACGTGCTGCCCGCCTCCACCGGTGTCATCGGCCAGGCCATGGAGCTGACCCCCTTCGAGAAGGGCGTCCCCGCCGCGGCCGCCAAGCTGGCCGCCACGGCGGAGGGCAGCCACGACGCCGCCACCGCCATCATGACCACCGACACCCACGCCAAGGAATTCGCGGTGGAATTCACTGTGGGCGGCAAGACCTGCCGCATCGGCGCCATCGCCAAGGGCTCCGGCATGATCCACCCCAACATGGCCACCATGCTGCTCTTCATGACCACCGATGCCCAGGTGGAGCCCGCCGTGCTGCAGAAGGCGCTGTCCACCGTGGTGCCGGCCACGTTTAACCAGATCTCGGTGGACGGCGACACCTCCACCAACGACACCGTGCTGCTGCTGGCATCCGGCCTGTCTGGCGCTGCGGTGGCGGAGGGCACCGCCGACTACGATACCTTCGTGGCGGCGCTGACCACCGTGGCCGAGCATCTCTGCCGGGAGCTGGCCGCCGACGGCGAGGGTGCCACCAAGCTGCTGGAGTGCATCGTCACCGGCGCGCCCGACCTGGCAACGGCCCGGGCGGTGTCCAAGAGCGTCATCCACTCCACCCTGTTCAAGGCCGCCATGTTCGGCGCCGACGCCAACTGGGGCCGGGTGCTCTGCGCCATCGGCTACACCCCGGGAGACTTCGACATCTCCAAGACCGCCGTCCGCCTCAAGAGCCGGGCGGGGGAGGTCTTTGTCTGCGAGAACGCCGCCTACCACCCCTACAGCGAGGAGGAGGCCGCCAAGGTCCTGCATGAGGACGAGATCCAGATCCTGGTGGACCTGGGCTCCGGCGATGCCACGGCCAAGGCCTGGGGCTGCGATCTGACCTACGACTACGTCAAGATCAACGGCGACTACCGCACCTGA
- a CDS encoding argininosuccinate synthase: MKKNKADIKKVVLAYSGGLDTSIIIPWLKENYNNCEVIAVSGDVGQGTELDGLEEKAIKTGASKLYVLDLKKDYIENYIWPCLKADAKYEDYLLGTSHARPCIAKALADIAKKEGADAICHGCTGKGNDQVRFELTLKAMAPDMTIIAPWREWSIKSRDEEIDYAEAHNIPLKINRETNYSKDKNLWHLSHEGLDLEKPSLEPQYNKPGFLELGVSPEQAPDTPTYVKIHFEKGIPTAVDGKEMGSVELVEYLNKLGGENGIGLLDIVENRLVGMKSRGVYETPGGAILYKAHNVLETITLDKESFHFKEIIAQKMGELVYNGQWFTPLREAICAFTDDLQKTVTGDVTLKLYKGNMINAGVTSPYTLYDEQTASFGEDDDYNQADASGFINLFGLPIAERAKLAKSWPTEE, from the coding sequence ATGAAAAAGAACAAAGCGGACATCAAGAAAGTCGTACTGGCCTACTCCGGCGGCCTGGATACCTCCATCATCATCCCCTGGCTGAAGGAAAACTACAACAACTGCGAAGTCATTGCGGTTTCCGGCGACGTGGGCCAGGGCACCGAGCTGGACGGCCTGGAGGAGAAAGCCATCAAGACCGGCGCCTCCAAGCTCTACGTGCTGGACCTGAAGAAGGACTACATCGAAAACTACATCTGGCCCTGCCTGAAGGCGGACGCCAAGTATGAGGATTATCTGCTGGGCACCTCCCATGCCCGTCCCTGCATCGCCAAGGCGCTGGCCGACATCGCCAAGAAGGAAGGCGCCGACGCCATCTGCCACGGCTGCACCGGCAAGGGCAACGACCAGGTCCGTTTTGAGCTGACCCTCAAGGCCATGGCCCCCGATATGACCATCATCGCCCCCTGGCGGGAGTGGAGCATCAAGAGCCGTGACGAGGAGATCGACTACGCCGAAGCCCACAACATTCCCCTGAAGATCAACCGGGAGACCAACTACTCCAAGGACAAGAACCTGTGGCATCTGAGCCATGAGGGCCTGGACCTGGAGAAGCCCTCTCTGGAGCCCCAGTACAACAAGCCCGGCTTCCTGGAGCTGGGCGTCAGCCCCGAGCAGGCCCCCGACACCCCGACCTATGTGAAGATCCACTTCGAGAAGGGCATCCCCACCGCTGTGGACGGCAAGGAGATGGGCAGCGTCGAGCTGGTGGAGTACCTGAACAAGCTGGGCGGCGAAAACGGCATCGGCCTGCTGGACATCGTGGAGAACCGGCTGGTGGGCATGAAGAGCCGCGGCGTCTATGAGACTCCCGGCGGTGCCATCCTCTACAAGGCCCATAATGTCCTGGAGACCATCACGCTCGACAAGGAGAGCTTCCACTTCAAGGAGATCATCGCCCAGAAGATGGGCGAGCTGGTCTACAACGGCCAGTGGTTCACCCCGCTGCGGGAGGCCATCTGCGCCTTCACCGACGATCTGCAGAAGACCGTCACCGGCGATGTGACCCTCAAGCTCTACAAGGGCAACATGATCAACGCCGGCGTCACCAGCCCCTACACCCTCTACGACGAGCAGACCGCTTCCTTCGGCGAGGATGACGACTACAACCAGGCCGACGCCAGCGGCTTCATCAACCTGTTTGGCCTGCCCATCGCCGAGCGCGCCAAGCTGGCCAAGAGCTGGCCTACCGAGGAGTAA
- the argH gene encoding argininosuccinate lyase: MPQLWQGRASKAVDSRVNDFNSSIRFDARMIEQDIQGSLVHSAMLGRQGIISEKDVQDIHRGLHSILDDLHSGALEIDPAAEDVHTFVEQTLTARVGDAGKRLHTGRSRNDQVALDLRLNLREASAHIQGQIKELIGTICDQAAKGADYVMPGYTHLQRAQPVTFGHQLMAYAWMLLRDLGRMQDATARMNAECPLGSGALAGTTYPLDRFYTAKELGFDAPCANSIDGVSDRDFCIELGAAIATCMMHLSRLSEEIILWCSWEFKFIELDDAFTTGSSIMPQKKNPDVTELIRGKTGRVYGDLNTLLVMMKGIPLAYDKDMQEDKEAIFDAVDTLELCLRTVTPMLATMTPLPANMRRAAAKGFINATDCADYLTKKGMPFRDAYKCTGTMVAACIAADKTLEEMTLDEFKQYSDLFEEDVYQAIDLTNCCEGRTSYGGPTRASVLQQIEQVRQKLTNQ; the protein is encoded by the coding sequence ATGCCGCAACTTTGGCAGGGGCGCGCCAGCAAGGCCGTCGACAGCCGCGTCAATGACTTCAACTCCTCCATCCGCTTCGACGCGCGGATGATCGAGCAGGATATCCAGGGCAGCCTGGTCCACTCCGCCATGCTGGGACGGCAGGGCATCATCTCGGAAAAGGACGTACAGGACATCCACAGGGGCCTGCACAGCATCCTGGATGATCTGCACAGCGGCGCGCTGGAGATCGACCCCGCCGCCGAGGATGTCCACACCTTCGTAGAACAGACCCTCACCGCCCGGGTGGGGGATGCGGGCAAGCGGCTGCACACCGGCCGCAGCCGCAACGACCAGGTGGCGCTGGATCTGCGCCTCAACCTGCGGGAAGCTTCCGCCCACATCCAGGGCCAGATCAAAGAACTGATCGGGACCATCTGCGACCAGGCCGCCAAGGGCGCCGACTACGTCATGCCGGGCTACACCCATCTGCAGCGGGCCCAGCCGGTGACCTTCGGCCACCAGCTCATGGCCTACGCCTGGATGCTGCTGCGGGACCTGGGCCGCATGCAGGACGCCACCGCACGGATGAACGCCGAGTGCCCCCTGGGCTCCGGCGCCCTGGCCGGTACCACCTATCCGCTGGACCGGTTCTATACGGCGAAGGAACTGGGCTTTGACGCCCCTTGTGCCAACTCCATCGACGGCGTCTCCGACCGGGATTTCTGCATTGAGCTGGGGGCGGCCATCGCCACCTGCATGATGCACCTCTCCCGTCTTTCCGAGGAGATCATCCTCTGGTGCAGCTGGGAGTTCAAGTTCATCGAGCTGGACGATGCCTTCACCACCGGTTCCTCCATCATGCCCCAGAAGAAGAACCCCGATGTCACCGAGCTGATCCGCGGCAAGACGGGGCGGGTCTACGGCGACCTGAACACCCTGCTGGTCATGATGAAGGGCATCCCCCTGGCCTACGACAAGGACATGCAGGAGGACAAGGAGGCCATCTTCGACGCGGTGGACACGCTGGAACTCTGCCTGCGCACCGTGACCCCCATGCTGGCCACCATGACCCCGCTGCCCGCCAATATGCGCCGGGCGGCGGCCAAGGGCTTCATCAACGCCACCGACTGCGCCGACTACCTGACCAAGAAGGGCATGCCCTTCCGGGATGCCTACAAGTGCACCGGCACCATGGTGGCGGCCTGCATCGCCGCCGACAAGACGCTGGAAGAGATGACGCTGGACGAGTTCAAACAGTACAGCGACCTCTTCGAGGAGGATGTGTATCAGGCCATCGACCTGACGAATTGCTGCGAGGGCCGTACCAGCTACGGCGGCCCCACCAGGGCGAGCGTGCTCCAGCAGATCGAACAGGTACGGCAGAAACTTACAAACCAATAA
- a CDS encoding GNAT family N-acetyltransferase: MTAETLGPAASLASDRLPDTPAWVYLLRCADGSLYAGWTNDLARRLHAHRTGAGGAKYTKSHGKAAVELAYAQRCTDKSAALKREAALKKLSKADKEALAARWAERSRLTVRMATPDDAAAVVKLYNWYVTHGTQTFQYEQSTEEEYRQNIAEVLEKAPFLVAYTADGRLAGYACAHPWHTRRAFAWDVETTVYCAPDVLGQGTGRKLYTALLELLRRQGYHNAFALITRPNPQSDAFHKALGFTRYGVEKNSGYKFGRWLDLGYWACPLNPPADPPAPVRLHLEAAEIESVLQNCTAV, from the coding sequence ATGACCGCCGAAACTCTGGGTCCGGCGGCCAGCCTGGCGTCCGACCGCCTGCCCGACACCCCGGCCTGGGTCTACCTGCTGCGCTGCGCCGACGGCAGCCTCTATGCGGGCTGGACCAACGACCTGGCCCGGCGGCTCCACGCCCACCGCACGGGGGCGGGGGGCGCCAAGTACACCAAAAGCCACGGCAAGGCTGCCGTGGAGCTGGCCTACGCCCAGCGCTGCACCGACAAGAGCGCGGCCCTCAAGCGGGAGGCGGCCCTGAAAAAACTGTCCAAGGCCGACAAGGAGGCCCTGGCCGCCCGGTGGGCGGAACGCAGCCGCCTCACCGTGCGGATGGCCACCCCCGACGACGCGGCGGCGGTCGTGAAACTGTATAACTGGTACGTCACCCACGGCACCCAGACCTTCCAGTATGAACAGTCCACCGAGGAGGAATACCGGCAGAACATCGCCGAGGTGCTGGAAAAAGCCCCCTTCCTGGTGGCTTACACCGCCGACGGGCGGCTGGCGGGCTACGCCTGCGCCCATCCCTGGCACACCCGGCGGGCCTTCGCCTGGGACGTGGAGACCACCGTCTACTGTGCCCCCGACGTGCTGGGCCAGGGCACCGGCCGCAAGCTCTACACGGCGTTGCTGGAACTGCTGCGGCGGCAGGGCTACCACAACGCCTTCGCCCTCATCACCCGGCCCAACCCCCAGAGCGACGCCTTCCACAAGGCGCTGGGCTTCACCCGCTACGGGGTGGAAAAGAACAGCGGCTACAAGTTCGGCCGCTGGCTGGACCTGGGCTACTGGGCCTGCCCGCTGAACCCGCCCGCCGACCCGCCCGCCCCGGTGCGGCTGCATCTGGAGGCGGCGGAAATTGAATCGGTCCTGCAAAATTGCACGGCTGTATAA